Proteins encoded within one genomic window of Fibrobacter sp.:
- a CDS encoding class II fructose-bisphosphate aldolase, with translation MAVSYKELGLVNTKEMFKKAVAGGYAIPAFNFNTMEQMQAIVQAAVKQKSPVIMQVSKGARNYANGTILRYMAQGAVEYAKELGCANPQIVLH, from the coding sequence ATGGCAGTTTCTTACAAGGAACTCGGCTTGGTTAACACCAAGGAAATGTTCAAGAAGGCTGTTGCTGGTGGCTACGCCATCCCGGCTTTCAACTTCAACACCATGGAACAGATGCAGGCCATCGTGCAGGCTGCTGTCAAGCAGAAGTCTCCGGTGATCATGCAGGTCTCTAAGGGTGCCCGCAACTACGCCAACGGCACCATCCTCCGCTACATGGCCCAGGGTGCTGTTGAATACGCCAAGGAACTCGGCTGCGCCAATCCGCAGATCGTGCTCCAC